A single Nisaea sp. DNA region contains:
- a CDS encoding cyclase family protein, giving the protein MSKRWKNRPEGSTWGDFGADDEKGRINLLTAEKVRQGAAEVQTGETFCLSLPLDYPGKRLLNPRRFPPRHFATARGGLANFNFPLSLNDERLVDVISDDAVLLCLQYSTQWDSLCHIGARFDADGDGEAEIVYYNGWRGGEHITGPTSEQPGSEHTRFEGTDAKRLGIENMAETCVQGRGVLIDLEKHLGRERTYVGYDQLMQIMEADKVVVEKGDMVLLHTAFSKVIMDMNKEPDEDTLLHACCVLDGRDERLLNWITDSGLSVLIADNYGVEDPHAPLPEDATVFMPLHHHCIFKLGVHLGELWYLHDLALWLRAQNRSRFLLTAPPLRLPGVVGSPATPVATV; this is encoded by the coding sequence ATGAGCAAGCGGTGGAAGAACCGTCCCGAGGGGTCGACCTGGGGAGATTTCGGGGCGGATGATGAGAAGGGCCGGATCAACCTGCTGACGGCCGAGAAGGTTCGCCAAGGTGCGGCCGAGGTGCAGACCGGCGAGACGTTCTGCCTGTCCCTGCCGCTGGATTATCCGGGCAAGCGCCTGCTCAACCCGCGGCGCTTCCCGCCCCGACATTTCGCGACGGCACGTGGCGGGCTGGCGAATTTCAACTTCCCGCTCAGCCTCAACGACGAACGCTTGGTGGATGTCATCTCCGACGACGCGGTGCTGCTCTGCCTGCAATACTCGACCCAGTGGGACAGCCTCTGTCATATCGGCGCGCGCTTCGATGCGGATGGCGATGGCGAGGCGGAGATCGTCTATTACAACGGCTGGCGCGGCGGCGAGCACATCACCGGGCCGACCAGCGAGCAGCCGGGGAGCGAGCATACCCGCTTCGAAGGCACCGACGCCAAGCGGCTCGGCATCGAGAACATGGCCGAGACCTGCGTGCAGGGCCGCGGCGTGCTGATTGATCTCGAGAAGCATCTCGGCCGGGAACGGACCTATGTCGGTTACGACCAGCTCATGCAGATCATGGAAGCGGACAAGGTCGTCGTCGAGAAAGGCGACATGGTGCTGCTGCATACCGCCTTCAGCAAGGTCATCATGGACATGAACAAGGAGCCGGACGAAGACACGCTGCTGCATGCCTGCTGCGTGCTGGACGGCCGGGACGAGCGCCTGCTGAACTGGATCACCGATAGCGGTCTCTCGGTCCTGATCGCGGATAATTACGGCGTCGAGGATCCGCACGCGCCGTTGCCGGAGGACGCGACGGTGTTCATGCCGCTGCACCACCATTGCATCTTCAAGCTGGGCGTCCATCTTGGCGAGCTGTGGTACCTGCACGACCTGGCGCTGTGGCTGCGCGCCCAGAACCGCTCGCGCTTCCTGCTGACAGCGCCGCCGCTTCGCCTGCCGGGCGTCGTCGGCTCGCCCGCCACCCCAGTCGCCACGGTCTGA
- a CDS encoding DnaJ C-terminal domain-containing protein yields the protein MADELYEVLGVSKDASSDDIKKAYRKLAKKYHPDLNPGDKAAEETFKKLQAANNLLSDPEKRKQYDAGEIDAEGNETQRHYYRDYAGAGGDHAYRSSAGYEDINDVFSDLFRAHAQRGGQGGAQRGDGADFRMRGGDARYSIEVPFLEAVNGAKKRVTMPNGKALDIGIPAGVHEGQILRLRGQGMPGYGGGPAGDAYVEIHIAAHPGFRRHGNNIHSDLPIALHEAVLGAKVRVPTVTGAVTMSVPAGSNSGDTLRLRGKGVPAAKGRAAGDQVVTLRVQLPKKPDEELKSFLEEWAKTHAYDPRAEKEG from the coding sequence GTGGCGGACGAACTATACGAGGTGCTGGGCGTCTCCAAAGACGCATCCAGCGATGACATCAAGAAAGCCTATCGAAAGCTGGCGAAGAAGTATCATCCGGACCTCAATCCCGGCGACAAGGCGGCTGAGGAGACGTTCAAAAAGCTTCAGGCCGCCAACAACCTGTTGTCCGATCCGGAAAAGCGGAAACAGTACGATGCCGGTGAGATCGATGCCGAAGGGAACGAGACCCAACGGCACTATTACCGGGATTATGCCGGGGCGGGCGGGGACCATGCTTACAGGTCGAGCGCGGGGTACGAGGATATCAACGACGTCTTCTCGGATCTTTTCCGCGCTCATGCCCAGCGTGGTGGGCAGGGTGGCGCCCAGAGGGGTGACGGCGCCGACTTCCGCATGCGTGGCGGCGATGCCCGGTACTCGATAGAAGTCCCTTTTCTGGAAGCCGTGAACGGCGCGAAAAAGCGTGTCACCATGCCGAACGGCAAGGCGCTGGATATCGGTATTCCGGCGGGCGTGCATGAAGGCCAGATTCTCCGGCTCCGCGGCCAGGGCATGCCGGGATATGGCGGGGGGCCGGCTGGCGATGCCTATGTCGAGATTCACATCGCGGCGCATCCCGGGTTCCGCCGCCACGGCAACAACATCCATTCAGACCTTCCCATCGCCCTGCATGAAGCGGTTCTCGGCGCCAAGGTCCGGGTGCCGACCGTGACGGGCGCCGTGACGATGAGTGTTCCGGCCGGCTCCAACAGCGGTGACACCTTGCGGCTGCGCGGAAAGGGCGTGCCTGCTGCAAAAGGACGCGCGGCGGGCGATCAGGTGGTGACGCTGCGTGTGCAATTGCCGAAGAAGCCGGACGAGGAGCTGAAGAGTTTCCTTGAGGAATGGGCGAAGACCCATGCCTACGATCCGCGCGCCGAGAAGGAGGGCTGA
- a CDS encoding chaperone modulator CbpM: MREEAEILGLFSGLRRETLHVWIERGWLAPTRGGDGYRFQEIDVARLRLIVEFRTDLALDDDALDVVLPLLDQVHGLRRELHRLADAVNAQPQDVQARISAHLEEN; encoded by the coding sequence ATGCGGGAAGAAGCAGAAATCCTTGGCCTGTTTTCCGGACTTCGGCGCGAGACGCTTCACGTCTGGATCGAGCGCGGCTGGCTGGCGCCAACGCGCGGCGGTGACGGATACCGTTTTCAGGAAATCGACGTGGCCCGGCTGCGTCTGATTGTCGAATTCCGTACCGATCTGGCACTGGACGATGACGCTCTGGACGTCGTCCTGCCGCTGCTCGATCAGGTGCACGGCTTGCGCCGCGAGCTGCACCGTCTTGCCGACGCGGTCAATGCCCAGCCGCAGGACGTGCAGGCGCGGATCTCGGCGCATCTTGAGGAAAACTGA
- a CDS encoding phytanoyl-CoA dioxygenase family protein: MKAAFERDGFVCPITVMSAEDAADYRRQLEDAEAKHGADKSFRKILRRYPNLALPFVDEITRRPEITDVIAEILGPDLLVLDAPFFIKDANTKSFVSWHQDLHYWGLETEEEVTAWVALSPATKESGCMRFVAGSQDRQVDHSDTFAEDNLLTRGQEVAVKVDERDATEAELMPGQMSIHHGRVFHASHPNRTDDRRIGLAIRYIPAHARQTEGGNMAAMLVRGEDRYGNFRPCRPPSSLMTEPDLAHWAEIAGARNAVMLNGKQG, encoded by the coding sequence ATGAAAGCAGCATTCGAACGCGACGGTTTCGTCTGCCCGATCACCGTGATGTCGGCGGAGGACGCGGCGGACTATCGCAGGCAACTGGAAGACGCCGAGGCCAAGCACGGCGCCGACAAGAGCTTCCGCAAGATCCTCAGGCGCTATCCGAACCTCGCCCTGCCCTTCGTCGACGAGATCACCCGGCGCCCGGAAATCACCGACGTCATCGCGGAGATCCTGGGGCCGGACCTGCTGGTGCTCGACGCGCCGTTCTTCATCAAGGATGCGAATACCAAGAGCTTCGTCTCCTGGCATCAGGACCTGCATTACTGGGGCCTGGAGACCGAGGAAGAGGTGACCGCCTGGGTTGCCCTGTCGCCGGCGACAAAGGAGAGCGGCTGCATGCGGTTCGTGGCCGGCTCGCAGGACCGGCAGGTGGACCACAGCGACACGTTCGCCGAGGACAATCTGCTGACCCGCGGTCAGGAAGTCGCCGTGAAGGTGGACGAGCGCGACGCGACCGAGGCGGAGTTGATGCCCGGCCAGATGTCGATCCATCACGGCCGTGTCTTCCACGCCTCCCACCCGAACCGGACCGACGACCGCCGCATCGGCCTCGCCATTCGCTACATTCCGGCCCATGCCCGTCAGACCGAGGGCGGCAACATGGCCGCGATGCTGGTGCGGGGCGAGGACCGGTACGGGAACTTCCGGCCCTGTCGCCCGCCGTCAAGCCTGATGACCGAGCCCGATCTCGCGCACTGGGCGGAAATCGCGGGCGCACGCAACGCAGTAATGCTCAACGGCAAGCAGGGCTGA
- a CDS encoding phytanoyl-CoA dioxygenase family protein — MLNADDIAFYRENGYLMVEDAVSAEQLARLREITYALIEKSRAVSKSDDVFDLDEGHSAERPRLTRIKLPHKQDPYYWDVLKNSRMTEVLTALLGPDAMIQTSKLNTKAPVGGAAVEWHQDWAFYPHSNDDMLAFGLMLEDVDEANGPLQVIPGTHKGPVLSHHSAESGLFCGAVDPEDPLFERDKAVTLTGKAGSMTVHHVRTLHGSAPNLSNRNRLILFYECRAADAWPLVGSASYGKIASGGGQVLWDHFADSVITGSMTTEPRAEAVPMRLPLPPAPDAGSIFKTQKSGGARSAFTAREKVGA; from the coding sequence ATGCTGAATGCGGACGATATCGCGTTCTATCGCGAGAACGGCTACCTCATGGTCGAGGATGCGGTGAGCGCTGAGCAGCTCGCCAGGCTGCGGGAAATCACCTACGCGCTGATCGAGAAGTCCCGCGCCGTCAGCAAGAGCGACGACGTCTTCGACCTCGACGAGGGCCATTCGGCGGAACGGCCCCGCCTCACCCGGATCAAACTCCCGCACAAGCAGGATCCATACTACTGGGACGTGCTGAAAAACTCCCGCATGACGGAGGTCCTGACCGCCCTGCTCGGCCCGGACGCCATGATCCAGACCAGCAAGCTCAACACCAAGGCGCCGGTCGGCGGCGCGGCTGTCGAATGGCATCAGGACTGGGCCTTCTACCCGCATTCGAACGACGACATGCTGGCCTTCGGGCTGATGCTGGAGGATGTGGACGAGGCGAACGGGCCGCTGCAGGTGATCCCGGGCACGCATAAAGGCCCGGTGCTCTCGCACCATTCCGCCGAGAGCGGATTGTTCTGCGGGGCAGTCGACCCGGAGGACCCGCTGTTCGAGCGCGACAAGGCCGTGACGCTAACCGGCAAGGCGGGGTCGATGACCGTGCATCATGTCCGCACGTTGCACGGCTCGGCTCCGAACCTCTCCAACCGTAACCGGCTGATCCTGTTCTACGAATGCCGCGCCGCCGACGCCTGGCCGCTGGTCGGTTCGGCCAGTTACGGGAAGATCGCGTCCGGTGGCGGGCAGGTACTCTGGGACCATTTCGCGGACAGCGTCATCACCGGCAGCATGACCACCGAGCCGCGCGCGGAGGCGGTGCCAATGCGCCTGCCGCTCCCGCCTGCCCCGGACGCAGGATCGATCTTCAAAACACAGAAATCCGGTGGCGCCCGCAGCGCGTTCACCGCCCGCGAGAAAGTCGGAGCGTGA
- a CDS encoding NAD(P)H-dependent oxidoreductase encodes MKAHIVLAHPEPKSFNAHMAALARDTLQDRGWEVSTTDLYAMGFDPCERASHYQDVSDAGRFDAQAEQRHASDNKTLPPEVRHELDLLDQSDLVILQYPMWWHMPPAILKGWFDRVFVYGDVYSSQRKIENGRFFGKKAMLSLTVAPSRDAYAFDGRCGEIGLQLWPINFSLTYVGFSALEPQVTYGVTSGAFNARPEDHEERLQKAQDDYVRRLQNIENEAEMPFNTMSDWGEDGRIKASAPSHSPFIRHSERLDYS; translated from the coding sequence ATGAAAGCACATATCGTACTCGCGCATCCCGAACCCAAATCCTTCAATGCGCATATGGCGGCGCTTGCGCGGGATACCCTGCAGGACAGAGGGTGGGAGGTATCCACGACCGATCTCTATGCGATGGGGTTCGATCCTTGCGAGCGTGCTTCGCATTATCAGGATGTTTCCGATGCCGGGCGTTTCGATGCCCAGGCCGAACAGCGCCATGCATCGGACAATAAAACCCTGCCGCCGGAAGTGCGTCATGAACTCGATCTGCTGGACCAGTCGGATCTGGTGATCCTGCAATATCCGATGTGGTGGCACATGCCGCCGGCCATCCTGAAGGGATGGTTCGACCGTGTGTTTGTGTACGGCGACGTCTATTCCAGTCAGCGAAAGATAGAGAACGGACGGTTCTTCGGGAAAAAGGCGATGCTTTCCTTGACCGTGGCGCCAAGCCGGGACGCCTATGCCTTCGATGGCCGGTGCGGTGAGATTGGCCTGCAGCTCTGGCCGATCAATTTCTCGCTCACCTATGTCGGCTTTTCCGCGCTTGAGCCGCAGGTGACCTATGGCGTGACGTCGGGGGCTTTCAATGCGCGGCCAGAGGATCACGAAGAGCGGCTGCAAAAGGCGCAGGACGATTATGTAAGGCGCCTGCAAAACATCGAGAACGAAGCGGAAATGCCGTTCAACACCATGTCGGATTGGGGCGAGGATGGCCGGATCAAAGCCTCCGCACCGTCTCACAGCCCGTTCATTCGCCACAGTGAGCGGCTGGACTACAGCTGA
- a CDS encoding MFS transporter yields MSISAPTPAAKTWFLVAVMCGAQVMVQIGAFFWPALLPTMMPLWALSNSEAGWITAIFYGAYMISVPVLVTATDRIDPKFIYLFGVGVTVIGHLGFALFADSFWPAMAARALTGMGWAGTYMTGLKLLADRVDARMMSRATAGHAASIGLSGALSFAFGDAIAGAFGWQAAFITASASAAAAWLVIAIVMPRREGELPRRKDGGGLFDFRPVFRNRSAMAYAIAYAIHTLEMSALRGWAVAFLGYVALTTGATASIISPAVVATGLGIAGTVASIAGNEAAIRFGRRRLVQTAMLASIMFGASIGFLGGISYALAAALLFFYAIFIWLDSSSLTAGAAGSAEPARRGATLAVHSMLGYSGGFLGPLLIGWTLDLTSGMSTIGWGSAFLSVAVLMTAALLTFRALRPEGLAGDRTG; encoded by the coding sequence ATGTCTATCAGTGCCCCCACCCCTGCCGCGAAAACCTGGTTCCTCGTCGCTGTCATGTGCGGCGCTCAGGTCATGGTTCAGATCGGTGCTTTCTTCTGGCCGGCATTGTTGCCGACGATGATGCCTCTATGGGCGCTCAGCAATAGCGAAGCCGGCTGGATCACGGCCATCTTCTATGGCGCCTACATGATCTCCGTGCCGGTCCTGGTGACGGCGACGGACCGGATCGATCCGAAGTTCATTTACCTGTTCGGCGTCGGCGTGACGGTCATCGGCCATCTCGGGTTCGCCCTGTTCGCGGACAGCTTTTGGCCCGCGATGGCCGCGCGTGCGCTGACAGGCATGGGCTGGGCCGGCACCTATATGACCGGGCTGAAGCTGCTCGCCGATCGCGTCGATGCCCGGATGATGTCCCGGGCGACGGCCGGGCATGCCGCAAGCATCGGCTTGTCCGGTGCTCTATCCTTCGCGTTCGGCGATGCCATCGCAGGTGCTTTCGGCTGGCAGGCGGCGTTCATCACCGCGTCGGCCAGTGCGGCCGCCGCATGGCTCGTTATCGCCATCGTCATGCCGCGCCGCGAAGGGGAACTGCCACGCCGCAAGGATGGTGGCGGTCTGTTTGATTTCCGGCCGGTCTTCAGAAACCGATCGGCGATGGCCTATGCCATAGCCTATGCCATCCATACTCTTGAGATGAGTGCCTTGAGGGGATGGGCCGTCGCGTTTCTCGGCTACGTCGCGCTTACGACCGGAGCCACGGCCTCTATAATTTCCCCGGCTGTTGTCGCCACCGGCCTCGGCATCGCCGGAACGGTGGCGAGCATCGCCGGTAACGAGGCAGCGATCCGCTTCGGCCGGCGCCGGCTTGTTCAGACTGCGATGCTCGCATCGATCATGTTCGGTGCCAGCATCGGTTTTCTCGGCGGAATATCCTACGCACTCGCGGCGGCGCTGCTGTTTTTCTATGCCATTTTCATCTGGCTCGACTCGTCGTCTCTGACGGCCGGCGCCGCTGGCTCCGCCGAACCGGCGCGGCGCGGAGCCACGCTGGCCGTTCATTCCATGCTCGGCTACAGCGGCGGTTTCCTCGGCCCCCTGCTGATCGGCTGGACGCTGGATCTGACCAGTGGCATGTCGACGATAGGATGGGGGTCTGCCTTTCTCAGTGTAGCGGTCCTGATGACCGCCGCACTTCTCACCTTCCGCGCGCTGCGGCCTGAGGGTCTCGCGGGTGACCGCACCGGTTAG
- the gph gene encoding phosphoglycolate phosphatase (PGP is an essential enzyme in the glycolate salvage pathway in higher organisms (photorespiration in plants). Phosphoglycolate results from the oxidase activity of RubisCO in the Calvin cycle when concentrations of carbon dioxide are low relative to oxygen. This enzyme is a member of the Haloacid Dehalogenase (HAD) superfamily of aspartate-nucleophile hydrolase enzymes (PF00702).) — protein sequence MMRTLSTIVFDLDGTLIDSVPDLHAAGNMLLAEHDLAPIDLATARSFVGDGARVYIKRSLDARGQTPDDAALTVATERFIALYEDHASDRTVPYPDVPETLASLKVSGFRLGICTNKPERATHKVLALLGLDHLFEAIVGGDTLPVRKPDPAHPAAVLERLGAAPESACMVGDNEHDAHSAKGAGMPFILMRYGYARTPLDQIPAAVRLDHFRDLPKAIASLA from the coding sequence ATGATGCGCACTCTCTCCACCATCGTCTTCGACCTGGACGGCACACTGATCGATTCCGTGCCCGACCTGCATGCCGCCGGCAACATGCTGCTGGCGGAGCACGACCTTGCCCCGATCGATCTCGCGACCGCGCGCAGCTTCGTTGGCGACGGCGCCCGGGTCTATATCAAGCGGTCCCTCGATGCCCGCGGCCAGACGCCGGACGATGCCGCCCTGACGGTCGCAACGGAACGCTTCATCGCGCTCTATGAAGACCATGCCAGCGACCGGACCGTGCCTTATCCGGACGTGCCGGAAACTCTGGCAAGCCTGAAGGTAAGCGGTTTCCGCCTCGGCATCTGCACCAACAAGCCGGAGCGCGCCACCCACAAGGTGCTCGCCCTGCTCGGCCTTGATCATCTTTTCGAAGCCATTGTCGGCGGCGACACCCTGCCTGTCCGCAAACCGGACCCGGCCCACCCCGCCGCGGTTCTGGAGCGCCTGGGCGCAGCGCCGGAAAGTGCCTGCATGGTCGGCGATAACGAGCATGACGCCCATTCCGCCAAGGGCGCCGGCATGCCCTTCATCCTGATGCGCTACGGCTATGCCCGCACACCGCTGGACCAGATCCCGGCGGCAGTCCGGCTCGACCATTTCCGTGATTTGCCGAAAGCCATCGCATCGCTCGCTTGA
- the glmU gene encoding bifunctional UDP-N-acetylglucosamine diphosphorylase/glucosamine-1-phosphate N-acetyltransferase GlmU translates to MKAPVAVVILAAGKGTRMKSDLPKVLHQVAGRPMLHHVLAAAETLSPERRVVVLAPGQDAVAASVAPIPTAIQHPPRGTGDAVRAALGELEGFTGTVLALFGDTPMLSEDTLARMVAATEGPDGAAFVVLGFESDNPGRYARLVQDDAGNLLRIIEAPDLKDEERAIRLCNGGALAVDGARLADWLGRLEPHNAQGEFYLFDLLEYALEEGRRGAVVWVDPVETMGVDSRAGLAAAEARMQERLRRRLMEEGVTLVAPETVFLSYDTQIGRDSVVQPHCVFGPGVSIGEGVEIKSFSHLEGAKVADGARIGPYARLRPGADLGAGAHIGNFVEVKNATFGEGAKANHLSYIGDASVGAGSNIGAGTITCNYDGYEKHRTEIGAGAFIGSNSSLVAPVSIGDGALVGAGSTIGDDVGQDDVVVVRGERTVGEGAARRFREVRAARKAANKTKKK, encoded by the coding sequence ATGAAAGCTCCCGTCGCTGTCGTCATCCTTGCCGCGGGCAAGGGAACACGGATGAAATCGGATCTGCCGAAGGTCCTGCATCAGGTCGCGGGCCGGCCGATGCTGCACCACGTTCTGGCTGCCGCGGAAACGCTCTCGCCGGAGCGTCGGGTTGTTGTGCTTGCGCCGGGCCAGGACGCGGTGGCGGCCAGTGTCGCGCCGATCCCGACGGCGATCCAGCATCCGCCGCGCGGGACGGGGGACGCGGTTAGGGCTGCACTCGGCGAGCTGGAAGGTTTCACCGGCACGGTGCTGGCGCTTTTCGGCGATACGCCGATGCTGAGCGAGGACACGCTCGCGCGGATGGTCGCGGCAACGGAGGGACCGGACGGTGCGGCCTTTGTCGTGCTTGGTTTTGAAAGCGACAATCCGGGGCGGTATGCCCGTTTGGTGCAGGATGACGCAGGAAACCTGCTGAGGATCATCGAGGCACCTGACCTGAAGGATGAGGAGCGCGCGATCCGGCTCTGCAACGGCGGCGCGCTGGCCGTCGACGGGGCGCGGCTGGCCGACTGGCTTGGTCGGCTGGAGCCGCATAATGCGCAGGGCGAGTTCTATCTTTTCGATCTTCTGGAATACGCTCTGGAAGAGGGCCGCCGGGGCGCTGTCGTCTGGGTCGACCCGGTGGAGACCATGGGCGTTGATTCACGCGCCGGGCTCGCCGCCGCCGAGGCGCGCATGCAGGAGCGGCTGCGTCGCCGCCTGATGGAAGAGGGAGTAACCCTCGTTGCGCCGGAGACAGTGTTCCTCAGCTACGACACGCAGATTGGCCGGGACAGTGTGGTGCAGCCGCATTGCGTCTTCGGGCCTGGTGTCTCCATCGGCGAGGGTGTCGAGATCAAGAGCTTCTCCCATCTCGAAGGCGCCAAGGTGGCGGACGGCGCACGGATTGGTCCCTACGCTCGATTGCGGCCGGGAGCGGATCTTGGGGCCGGGGCGCATATCGGCAATTTCGTCGAGGTGAAAAACGCAACCTTTGGCGAAGGGGCCAAGGCCAATCATCTGAGCTATATCGGCGATGCCAGTGTTGGCGCCGGATCGAATATCGGCGCCGGGACGATCACCTGCAATTATGACGGCTATGAGAAGCACCGCACCGAGATCGGCGCGGGAGCCTTCATCGGCTCGAATTCCTCGCTGGTGGCGCCGGTCAGTATTGGTGACGGCGCGCTGGTCGGGGCCGGCAGCACAATCGGTGACGATGTGGGGCAGGACGACGTCGTGGTCGTGCGCGGTGAGCGGACGGTCGGCGAGGGGGCTGCCAGGCGGTTCCGAGAGGTTCGCGCGGCCCGCAAGGCAGCCAATAAGACCAAGAAAAAGTAA
- the glmS gene encoding glutamine--fructose-6-phosphate transaminase (isomerizing), with the protein MCGIIGMIANRPVAGPIVDALKRLEYRGYDSAGVATLNGGPAERRRAEGKLYNLEKSVTEQPLAGAIGIGHTRWATHGAPTERNAHPHRAGRVTIVHNGIIENYQELAAELAAEGITPESETDTEIVALYFEKLLDAGKSPEAAMKEIALRVTGAYALVLMIDGEEDLLLCARRASPLAIGYGEGEMFIGSDALALAPFTRKISYLEDGDWAVIRRAGAEIHDETGAPVERKISLTEATGALIGKGNYRHFMEKEIHEQPEVIGYTLFQYYSATDRSIKLPDLPFDPATLPKLTIVAAGTSFLAGMVAKYWFETLARVPVEIDISSEFRYRNPVLPEGGAALFISQSGESLDTLMALRHAREAGQHILSLVNQPESTIARESDVVLETLAGPEICVASTKAFTTQLVALLTMAVDFARKRGTASDEVLNGVLDSLVHLPAQIGEVLKDMERWQPVSHELSTARDVLYLGRGLSYPVALEGALKLKELSYIHAEGYAAGELKHGPIALLEEGLPVIMVAPMDPWFEKVASNAMEVRARGGKVILLSDKTGIERLGDLATWSFEMPECDPMVAPILYTVPVQLLAYFTATEKGTDVDQPRNLAKSVTVE; encoded by the coding sequence ATGTGCGGCATCATCGGAATGATCGCGAACCGGCCCGTTGCCGGACCCATTGTCGACGCCTTGAAGCGGTTGGAATATCGCGGCTACGATTCCGCCGGGGTGGCGACGCTGAACGGCGGCCCGGCCGAGCGCCGGCGGGCCGAGGGCAAGCTCTACAATCTTGAGAAATCCGTCACCGAACAGCCACTTGCCGGTGCCATCGGCATCGGCCATACCCGCTGGGCAACGCATGGCGCGCCGACCGAGCGCAACGCCCACCCGCACCGGGCCGGTCGGGTGACCATCGTCCACAACGGCATCATCGAGAATTACCAGGAACTGGCGGCGGAACTCGCGGCCGAGGGCATCACCCCGGAAAGCGAGACAGACACCGAGATCGTCGCGCTTTATTTCGAAAAATTGCTCGACGCTGGAAAAAGCCCGGAAGCGGCGATGAAGGAAATCGCCCTCAGGGTGACAGGCGCCTATGCGCTGGTGCTGATGATCGACGGCGAGGAAGATTTGCTGCTCTGTGCCCGCCGCGCGTCGCCGCTGGCCATCGGTTATGGCGAGGGGGAGATGTTCATCGGCTCCGACGCGCTGGCGCTGGCGCCGTTCACCCGGAAGATTTCCTATCTGGAAGACGGGGACTGGGCGGTAATTCGCCGGGCCGGCGCCGAGATCCATGACGAGACCGGGGCGCCTGTGGAGCGCAAGATCAGCCTGACCGAGGCGACCGGCGCACTGATCGGCAAGGGCAATTACCGGCACTTCATGGAGAAGGAAATCCATGAGCAGCCTGAAGTCATCGGCTACACGCTGTTCCAGTATTACAGCGCCACCGACCGCTCCATCAAACTGCCGGACCTGCCGTTCGATCCGGCCACCCTGCCGAAACTGACCATCGTCGCTGCCGGGACCAGTTTTTTGGCGGGAATGGTGGCGAAATACTGGTTCGAGACGCTGGCCCGGGTGCCGGTGGAGATCGATATCTCTTCGGAATTCCGCTACCGCAATCCGGTGCTGCCGGAAGGCGGGGCGGCGTTGTTCATCTCCCAGTCCGGCGAAAGCCTCGATACGCTGATGGCGTTGCGTCATGCCCGCGAGGCCGGACAGCACATTCTCTCGCTGGTCAATCAGCCGGAAAGCACCATTGCGCGGGAATCCGACGTGGTGCTGGAAACCCTTGCCGGACCGGAAATCTGTGTCGCCTCGACCAAGGCCTTCACCACCCAGCTTGTCGCCCTGCTGACCATGGCGGTGGATTTCGCCCGCAAACGCGGCACAGCGTCCGATGAGGTGCTGAACGGGGTTCTCGACAGTCTGGTGCATCTTCCGGCGCAGATTGGCGAGGTGCTCAAGGATATGGAGCGCTGGCAACCGGTCAGCCACGAGCTGTCCACGGCCCGCGACGTGCTCTATCTCGGCCGCGGCCTGTCCTATCCGGTCGCCCTGGAAGGCGCGCTGAAGCTGAAGGAGCTGAGCTACATCCACGCGGAAGGCTATGCCGCGGGCGAATTGAAGCACGGCCCCATCGCGCTGCTGGAGGAAGGGCTCCCGGTCATCATGGTGGCGCCGATGGATCCGTGGTTCGAGAAGGTGGCGAGTAACGCGATGGAGGTGCGCGCGCGCGGCGGCAAGGTCATCCTGCTGTCCGACAAGACCGGGATCGAGCGGCTCGGCGACCTCGCGACATGGTCATTCGAGATGCCGGAATGCGACCCGATGGTGGCGCCGATCCTCTATACAGTACCGGTTCAGTTGCTGGCCTATTTCACCGCGACGGAAAAAGGCACCGACGTCGATCAGCCCCGCAACCTTGCAAAGAGCGTGACCGTGGAGTAA